Proteins encoded by one window of Arachis hypogaea cultivar Tifrunner chromosome 1, arahy.Tifrunner.gnm2.J5K5, whole genome shotgun sequence:
- the LOC112791940 gene encoding mediator of RNA polymerase II transcription subunit 4: protein MLQHQIVQSPARLGLTNPNSPSIPNPTPPKLPPSQSHHHQPHLDRHAAGPSAALLSLLPPLPRAQALLQQMASLTSKLFEVSPNRSLWVTAFRGSIPTFLSTQGQAHSSTPHDSSPSTTKEVISQFTILQTQIFEDVAELQEILDLQDAKQKIDREIRSKDSALLAFANKLKDAERCLDILVDDYSDYRRSTKRLKSGDDSEDDSLTSSTVSSQLKLSDILSYAHRISYTTFAPPEFGAGQAPLRGALPPAPQEEQMRASQLYNFADLDVGLPKVVETKEKTIEAIIEPPPPQQVDANLSAIQGLLPPNFTVPPGWKPGMPVQLPIDLPLPPPGWKPGDPVPLPPMDSLPAPRFEQQQVPHHIPQPKQPEVIQVQHVNLDLDGSDSSDYSSDEASSDDED, encoded by the coding sequence ATGCTTCAGCACCAAATTGTGCAATCCCCTGCTAGGCTAGGCCTCACAAACCCAAATTCACCATCCATTCCGAATCCTACTCCCCCAAAGCTCCCTCCCTCACAGAGCCATCATCACCAGCCCCACCTAGACCGCCACGCAGCTGGCCCTTCTGCAGCTCTGCTCTCTCTTCTCCCACCTCTCCCTCGAGCACAAGCACTTCTTCAACAAATGGCTTCCTTAACTTCTAAGCTCTTTGAAGTTTCACCCAACAGGTCACTTTGGGTCACTGCATTCCGAGGATCCATCCCCACCTTCCTTTCTACCCAAGGCCAAGCTCATTCATCTACCCCACATGATTCTTCTCCTTCCACAACCAAAGAAGTTATTTCACAATTCACTATTCTTCAAACTCAGATCTTTGAAGATGTCGCTGAACTCCAAGAGATTCTTGATCTGCAAGATGCTAAGCAGAAGATTGATCGGGAAATTCGCTCAAAAGATTCAGCACTTCTTGCATTTGCCAACAAACTCAAAGATGCCGAGCGGTGTCTCGACATtcttgttgatgattactctgaTTATCGCCGCAGCACCAAGAGGTTGAAATCAGGAGATGACAGTGAAGATGATTCTTTGACATCCTCAACTGTCTCATCCCAGCTGAAGCTATCAGATATATTATCATATGCTCACCGGATAAGTTATACAACCTTTGCGCCACCAGAATTTGGAGCTGGGCAAGCTCCTTTGCGTGGTGCACTGCCACCTGCGCCACAAGAGGAGCAAATGAGAGCTTCACAGTTATATAACTTTGCTGACCTTGATGTTGGATTGCCTAAAGTTGTTGAAACGAAAGAGAAAACAATTGAGGCCATTATTGAGCCTCCACCTCCACAGCAAGTGGATGCCAATTTGTCTGCAATTCAAGGGTTGCTTCCACCAAATTTTACAGTTCCGCCTGGCTGGAAGCCTGGAATGCCTGTGCAATTGCCTATTGATCTTCCACTTCCCCCACCTGGGTGGAAACCTGGGGATCCTGTGCCATTGCCACCCATGGACTCACTTCCTGCACCAAGGTTTGAGCAGCAACAAGTACCCCATCACATCCCTCAGCCTAAGCAACCTGAAGTCATTCAAGTGCAGCATGTTAATTTGGATCTTGACGGTAGTGATAGTAGCGATTACAGCAGTGATGAAGCCAGctctgatgatgaagattga
- the LOC112791970 gene encoding uncharacterized protein produces MGFIMEFARHLVLKMMEDPEERDKKFREHVYAVKDRCAKTKEMWSLPMRPYGFWTFERHNSQLAWDAQISQVQGRRDPYDDALQQFSGK; encoded by the exons ATGGGATTCATAATGGAATTTGCGAGGCACTTGGTACTGAAGATGATGGAAGATCCAGAGGAAAGGGATAAGAAGTTCAGGGAGCATGTATATGCCGTGAAAGACAGGTGCGCCAAAACCAAGGAGATGTGGAGTCTCCCAATGAGGCCCTATGGCTTTTGGACCTTCGAGCGCCATAACTCTCAGCTTGCTTGGGATGCTCAGATCAGCCAGGTCCAAGGACGCCGAGACCCCTACGACGATGCCCTCCAACAATTCTCAG GGAAATGA
- the LOC112791978 gene encoding laccase-4, which produces MVTAAAVFGIRTMLLLAICMLPLSSVEAMVRHYKFNVVMKNATKLCSTKPIVTVNGKFPGPTIYAREDDTLLVKVVNHVKYNLSIHWHGVKQLRTGWADGPAYITQCPIEPGQAYVYNFTLTGQRGTLWWHAHILWLRATVHGALVILPKLGVPYPFPKPNREQVIILSEWWKSDTEAIINEALKSGLAPNVSDAHTINGHVGPIQGCSSKGLTVKVKAGERYLLRIINGALNEELFFKVAEHKLTVVEVDATYIKPFNTNTIVIAPGQTTNVLLKANHKTGNFLLAASPFMDAPIPVDNRTAIATLHYQGTLASTVTTLTSLPPTNATAVSTAFTESLRSLNSKEYPARVPLKIDHNLLFTVGLGIAPCATCVNGTRLVADINNVTFVMPKISLLQAKFFNIKGVFTDDFPANPPALFNFTGSQVTNLRTTKGTRVYRVGYNSTVQLVLQDTGMITPENHPIHLHGFNFFVVGKGKGNFNPNKDTKKFNLVDPVERNTVGVPSGGWVAIRFRADNPGVWFMHCHLEIHTTWGLKMAFVVDNGKGPNESLLPPPSDLPKC; this is translated from the exons ATGGTGACGGCGGCGGCGGTATTCGGAATTCGAACCATGCTACTTCTAGCGATATGCATGCTTCCACTATCATCAGTGGAAGCCATGGTTCGCCACTACAAGTTCAAT GTGGTTATGAAGAATGCTACAAAGTTGTGCTCAACAAAGCCTATTGTGACTGTAAACGGAAAGTTCCCAGGTCCCACCATATATGCTAGGGAAGATGACACTCTTCTTGTTAAGGTGGTCAACCATGTCAAATACAATCTTAGCATCCATTG GCATGGGGTGAAACAACTGAGAACAGGTTGGGCTGATGGGCCAGCATACATCACTCAATGCCCAATTGAACCGGGCCAAGCCTATGTTTATAACTTCACACTCACAGGCCAGAGAGGCACACTATGGTGGCATGCACATATCCTATGGCTTAGGGCCACTGTTCATGGTGCCCTTGTTATCTTGCCCAAGCTTGGAGTTCCTTACCCATTTCCCAAACCTAATAGGGAACAAGTTATCATATTGA gtgaatggtggaaatcAGATACAGAGGCTATCATAAATGAAGCTTTGAAATCAGGATTAGCACCAAATGTTTCTGATGCACATACAATCAATGGCCACGTAGGACCTATCCAAGGTTGTTCTTCAAAAG GATTAACGGTGAAAGTGAAAGCAGGAGAGAGGTATTTGCTAAGAATCATAAATGGTGCGCTAAATGAAGAGCTCTTCTTCAAAGTAGCAGAGCACAAACTCACAGTGGTTGAGGTTGATGCCACATACATAAAACCATTTAACACAAACACTATTGTGATAGCACCCGGTCAGACCACAAACGTTCTTCTAAAAGCTAATCACAAGACCGGCAATTTCTTACTTGCAGCCTCTCCTTTTATGGACGCTCCGATCCCCGTTGATAATAGAACTGCCATTGCCACGTTACATTACCAAG GTACCCTTGCCTCAACCGTCACAACACTGACTTCCTTACCTCCGACAAATGCCACGGCAGTTTCCACCGCTTTTACAGAATCTTTAAGAAGCTTAAACTCTAAAGAATATCCGGCGAGAGTCCCTTTAAAGATTGACCATAACCTGCTGTTCACCGTCGGCCTCGGTATCGCACCTTGCGCCACCTGCGTAAACGGAACCAGATTGGTAGCAGACATCAACAACGTGACTTTCGTGATGCCAAAGATTTCTCTTCTTCAAGCAAAGTTCTTCAACATCAAAGGAGTTTTCACAGATGATTTTCCAGCAAATCCTCCAGCACTATTCAACTTCACAGGGTCACAAGTAACGAATTTGAGAACCACAAAAGGGACAAGAGTTTATAGGGTTGGTTACAACTCTACGGTTCAGTTAGTGTTGCAAGATACTGGGATGATAACACCTGAGAATCATCCAATTCATCTCCATGGATTCAATTTCTTTGTGGttggaaaggggaaagggaattTCAACCCTAATAAAGATACTAAGAAGTTTAATCTTGTGGATCCTGTGGAGAGAAACACGGTTGGTGTTCCCTCTGGAGGCTGGGTTGCCATAAGGTTCAGAGCTGATAATCCAG gTGTCTGGTTTATGCATTGCCATTTGGAAATACACACAACATGGGGACTGAAAATGGCATTTGTTGTGGATAATGGAAAAGGACCAAATGAATCTTTGTTACCACCTCCAAGTGATCTTCCCAAGTGTTGA